A genomic window from Camelina sativa cultivar DH55 chromosome 2, Cs, whole genome shotgun sequence includes:
- the LOC104738920 gene encoding probable isoaspartyl peptidase/L-asparaginase 3 isoform X1, whose protein sequence is MARIDPLTFVCTLLLLLPPLTVAEAELVRSEKFPIVVSTWPFIEAVRAAWRAVDNGSSAVEAVVEGCSACEELRCDGTVGPGGSPNENGETMIDALVMDGVTMEVGAVAAMRFVKDGIRAANLVMKYSQHTLLAGEGASAFAISMGLPGPMNLSSPESVKKWSDWKENRCQPNFRKNVVPENDCGPYKPNNGAMTVSGDKRTESCEMGKIEYRPPLVGPHNHDTISMAVIDKMGHIAVGTSTNGATFKIPGRVGDGPIVGSSAYADDEVGGCGATGDGDTMMRFLPCYQVVESMRQGMKPEEAAKDAISRITRKFPDFVGAVVAVDKKGSHAGACHGWTFQYSVQNPDMDDVQVFTVLP, encoded by the exons ATGGCGAGAATCGATCCTTTGACTTTTGTCTGTACTCTTCTTCTGTTACTACCTCCACTTACG GTAGCTGAAGCGGAATTGGTGAGATCTGAAAAGTTTCCAATAGTGGTGAGTACTTGGCCTTTTATTGAAGCTGTTAGAGCCGCTTGGAGAGCAGTTGATAATGGGAGCTCTGCAGTAGAAGCTGTTGTGGAAGGTTGTTCTGCTTGTGAGGAACTTCGCTGTGACGGTACAG TTGGGCCTGGTGGAAGTCCAAATGAGAATGGTGAGACCATGATTGATGCTTTAGTCATGGATGGG GTGACTATGGAGGTTGGAGCTGTTGCTGCAATGCGGTTTGTTAAAGACGGTATTAGAGCTGCAAATCTAGTGATGAAGTACTCTCAACACACGTTGCTGGCTGGAGAAGGAGCATCAGCATTTGCAATCTCCATGGGTCTTCCTGGACCCATGAACCTAAGCTCCCCTGAATCCGTAAAGAAGTGGTCGGACTGGAAAGAGAATCGATGTCAACCCAATTTCAGGAAGAACGTAGTCCCTGAAAATGACTGTGGACCGTACAAGCCAAACAATGGTGCTATGACTGTTTCTGGAGATAAACGCACTGAATCTTGTGAGATGGGAAAGATTGAGTATAGACCTCCTCTTGTTGGTCCTCATAATCACGATACCATATCGATGGCTGTCATTGACAAA ATGGGACATATAGCTGTTGGGACATCGACCAATGGAGCCACATTCAAGATTCCTGGAAG GGTTGGTGATGGACCTATTGTCGGTTCATCAGCCTATGCTGATGATGAAGTAGGTGGATGTGGTGCAACTGGAGATGGTGACACCATGATGCGCTTCCTCCCTTG TTACCAAGTTGTGGAGAGTATGAGACAAGGAATGAAACCAGAAGAAGCTGCTAAAGACGCAATCTCGAGAATCACAAGGAAGTTTCCAGATTTCGTGGGAGCCGTAGTGGCTGTTGACAAGAAGGGGTCTCACGCAGGAGCTTGCCATGGCTGGACGTTTCAGTACTCAGTCCAGAACCCTGACATGGACGATGTTCAAGTCTTCACAGTGCTTCCATGA
- the LOC104738920 gene encoding probable isoaspartyl peptidase/L-asparaginase 3 isoform X2 → MARIDPLTFVCTLLLLLPPLTVAEAELVRSEKFPIVVSTWPFIEAVRAAWRAVDNGSSAVEAVVEGCSACEELRCDVGPGGSPNENGETMIDALVMDGVTMEVGAVAAMRFVKDGIRAANLVMKYSQHTLLAGEGASAFAISMGLPGPMNLSSPESVKKWSDWKENRCQPNFRKNVVPENDCGPYKPNNGAMTVSGDKRTESCEMGKIEYRPPLVGPHNHDTISMAVIDKMGHIAVGTSTNGATFKIPGRVGDGPIVGSSAYADDEVGGCGATGDGDTMMRFLPCYQVVESMRQGMKPEEAAKDAISRITRKFPDFVGAVVAVDKKGSHAGACHGWTFQYSVQNPDMDDVQVFTVLP, encoded by the exons ATGGCGAGAATCGATCCTTTGACTTTTGTCTGTACTCTTCTTCTGTTACTACCTCCACTTACG GTAGCTGAAGCGGAATTGGTGAGATCTGAAAAGTTTCCAATAGTGGTGAGTACTTGGCCTTTTATTGAAGCTGTTAGAGCCGCTTGGAGAGCAGTTGATAATGGGAGCTCTGCAGTAGAAGCTGTTGTGGAAGGTTGTTCTGCTTGTGAGGAACTTCGCTGTGACG TTGGGCCTGGTGGAAGTCCAAATGAGAATGGTGAGACCATGATTGATGCTTTAGTCATGGATGGG GTGACTATGGAGGTTGGAGCTGTTGCTGCAATGCGGTTTGTTAAAGACGGTATTAGAGCTGCAAATCTAGTGATGAAGTACTCTCAACACACGTTGCTGGCTGGAGAAGGAGCATCAGCATTTGCAATCTCCATGGGTCTTCCTGGACCCATGAACCTAAGCTCCCCTGAATCCGTAAAGAAGTGGTCGGACTGGAAAGAGAATCGATGTCAACCCAATTTCAGGAAGAACGTAGTCCCTGAAAATGACTGTGGACCGTACAAGCCAAACAATGGTGCTATGACTGTTTCTGGAGATAAACGCACTGAATCTTGTGAGATGGGAAAGATTGAGTATAGACCTCCTCTTGTTGGTCCTCATAATCACGATACCATATCGATGGCTGTCATTGACAAA ATGGGACATATAGCTGTTGGGACATCGACCAATGGAGCCACATTCAAGATTCCTGGAAG GGTTGGTGATGGACCTATTGTCGGTTCATCAGCCTATGCTGATGATGAAGTAGGTGGATGTGGTGCAACTGGAGATGGTGACACCATGATGCGCTTCCTCCCTTG TTACCAAGTTGTGGAGAGTATGAGACAAGGAATGAAACCAGAAGAAGCTGCTAAAGACGCAATCTCGAGAATCACAAGGAAGTTTCCAGATTTCGTGGGAGCCGTAGTGGCTGTTGACAAGAAGGGGTCTCACGCAGGAGCTTGCCATGGCTGGACGTTTCAGTACTCAGTCCAGAACCCTGACATGGACGATGTTCAAGTCTTCACAGTGCTTCCATGA
- the LOC104738920 gene encoding probable isoaspartyl peptidase/L-asparaginase 3 isoform X3 has protein sequence MEVGAVAAMRFVKDGIRAANLVMKYSQHTLLAGEGASAFAISMGLPGPMNLSSPESVKKWSDWKENRCQPNFRKNVVPENDCGPYKPNNGAMTVSGDKRTESCEMGKIEYRPPLVGPHNHDTISMAVIDKMGHIAVGTSTNGATFKIPGRVGDGPIVGSSAYADDEVGGCGATGDGDTMMRFLPCYQVVESMRQGMKPEEAAKDAISRITRKFPDFVGAVVAVDKKGSHAGACHGWTFQYSVQNPDMDDVQVFTVLP, from the exons ATGGAGGTTGGAGCTGTTGCTGCAATGCGGTTTGTTAAAGACGGTATTAGAGCTGCAAATCTAGTGATGAAGTACTCTCAACACACGTTGCTGGCTGGAGAAGGAGCATCAGCATTTGCAATCTCCATGGGTCTTCCTGGACCCATGAACCTAAGCTCCCCTGAATCCGTAAAGAAGTGGTCGGACTGGAAAGAGAATCGATGTCAACCCAATTTCAGGAAGAACGTAGTCCCTGAAAATGACTGTGGACCGTACAAGCCAAACAATGGTGCTATGACTGTTTCTGGAGATAAACGCACTGAATCTTGTGAGATGGGAAAGATTGAGTATAGACCTCCTCTTGTTGGTCCTCATAATCACGATACCATATCGATGGCTGTCATTGACAAA ATGGGACATATAGCTGTTGGGACATCGACCAATGGAGCCACATTCAAGATTCCTGGAAG GGTTGGTGATGGACCTATTGTCGGTTCATCAGCCTATGCTGATGATGAAGTAGGTGGATGTGGTGCAACTGGAGATGGTGACACCATGATGCGCTTCCTCCCTTG TTACCAAGTTGTGGAGAGTATGAGACAAGGAATGAAACCAGAAGAAGCTGCTAAAGACGCAATCTCGAGAATCACAAGGAAGTTTCCAGATTTCGTGGGAGCCGTAGTGGCTGTTGACAAGAAGGGGTCTCACGCAGGAGCTTGCCATGGCTGGACGTTTCAGTACTCAGTCCAGAACCCTGACATGGACGATGTTCAAGTCTTCACAGTGCTTCCATGA
- the LOC104738936 gene encoding U-box domain-containing protein 52-like, with product MEEKKVARALSEHLSLPPPPSPVVAVAINGKKKSKYVAFWALEKFVPEGFSDFKLLYVRPPVTYIPTPMGNAISVSELRDDVVSAYKQEVDWHTNEMLRPYKKMFERRKVHVEILVLESHEPVAAIAEEIAGTGVTKLVIGMSLRGFFSRKIDMSSMIATAVPRFCTVYVVSKGKLASVRPSDSDASGSIRFERTERSSSTSGSTDSPRLPSEYQDFLSFVSEAQSRVSPFFPAPKHSMSTSAVVQMETSSSENDQEEVSKGRGMEIVQSGNEGKKNKDESFSASFPMGTDAYHAMSWASKWRDHEDRREIMSSSSSNNHELANMDWGAVVPENYSFVSHCASNMSDGLLSVHSVTDNQVNLSFEIEKLRAELKHVQEMYAMAQTETVDASNKLTELNQRRFMESEKLVELKEMEEVAKDTASKEKQRYEEAMKEAEKVKELMMKEALHRREAEIKAERDAREKDKLQASLVSPGIQYQHYTWEEIAAATSDFAENLKIGIGAYGTVYKCNLHHTTGAVKVLHAEETQLSKQFDQELEILSKIRHPHLVLLLGACPERGCLVYEYMDNGSLEDRLMLVNDTPPIPWFERFRIALEVASALVFLHKSKPRPIIHRDLKPGNILLDHNFVSKLGDVGLSTMVNQDDAASKLTVFKKTSPVGTLCYIDPEYQRTGIISPKSDVYSLGVVILQLITAKPAIAITHMVEEAIGDDAEFMALLDVKAGTWPISETRELAALGLCCTELRRRDRPDLKDQIIPALERLRKVVDKAQNTLSRTLSGPPSHFICPLIKGVMNEPCVAADGYTYDREAIEEWLREKDTSPVTNLPLPNKSLLANYTLYSAIMEWKSNKQ from the exons ATGGAAGAGAAAAAAGTAGCAAGAGCGTTAAGCGAACACTTGTCTCTACCTCCTCCACCATCTCCTGTTGTAGCGGTAGCCATtaatggaaagaagaagagcaaataCGTTGCATTTTGGGCTCTTGAGAAGTTCGTACCCGAAGGCTTCTCTGATTTCAAATTGCTCTATGTTCGTCCTCCTGTCACTTACATCCCTACCCCAA TGGGGAACGCGATATCTGTGTCAGAGCTTAGAGACGATGTAGTATCAGCTTACAAACAAGAAGTGGATTGGCACACAAACGAGATGCTACGTCCATACAAGAAAATGTTCGAAAGGAGAAAG gtgcatGTAGAGATTTTGGTGCTGGAATCACACGAGCCTGTAGCTGCGATAGCAGAAGAGATCGCTGGAACAGGAGTCACCAAACTGGTCATAGGAATGTCTCTTCGTGGATTCTTCTCAAGAAAGATCGATATGTCATCTATGATCGCCACAGCTGTCCCGAGGTTCTGCACAGTCTATGTGGTCTCTAAGGGTAAACTAGCTTCCGTGCGTCCTTCTGATTCAGACGCTAGCGGAAGCATACGATTCGAAAGAACCGAGAGAAGCAGTTCAACGAGTGGCTCCACTGACAGTCCTAGACTCCCTTCTG AGTACCAAGACTTTCTCTCGTTTGTTTCGGAAGCTCAATCCCGAGTCTCTCCTTTTTTTCCTGCTCCAAAACATTCGATGAGCACCAGCGCGGTGGTTCAAATGGAGACGAGTTCCAGCGAGAATGACCAAGAGGAAGTATCTAAAGGGAGAGGGATGGAGATTGTACAAAGCGGTAATGAAGGGAAGAAGAATAAGGATGAGAGCTTTAGTGCCTCGTTCCCAATGGGAACAGATGCGTATCACGCTATGAGCTGGGCTTCTAAATGGAGAGATCACGAGGATCGGAGAGAGATCATGAGCTCGTCTTCGAGCAACAACCACGAGCTAGCTAATATGGATTGGGGTGCAGTGGTTCCTGAGAactattcttttgtttctcattgTGCCTCTAACATGTCTGATGGACTCCTCAGTGTCCATTCCGTTACCGATAATCAG GTAAATCTGAGCTTTGAGATTGAGAAGCTGAGAGCTGAGCTGAAACATGTTCAGGAGATGTATGCCATGGCTCAAACCGAGACTGTGGATGCTTCGAATAAG CTAACTGAGCTAAACCAGCGGCGGTTCATGGAATCCGAGAAGCTTGTGGAGCTGAAGGAAATGGAAGAAGTAGCGAAAGATACAGCTTCAAAGGAGAAGCAAAGGTACGAAGAGGCGATGAAGGAAGCGGAGAAGGTTAAAGAACTTATGATGAAAGAGGCTTTACATAGAAGAGAAGCTGAGATCAAAGCAGAGCGTGACGCTAGAGAGAAAGATAAGCTCCAGGCTTCTCTTGTCTCTCCGGGAATCCAGTACCAACATTATACTTGGGAGGAAATCGCAGCTGCGACTTCTGACTTTGCAGAAAATCTCAAGATTGGAATTGGAGCCTATGGAACCGTATACAAATGTAATCTGCATCACACGACGGGTGCTGTTAAGGTCCTTCACGCAGAAGAGACTCAGCTCTCTAAACAGTTTGATCAAGAG CTTGAGATCTTGAGCAAAATCCGACATCCTCACCTAGTCCTCCTCCTCGGGGCATGTCCTGAACGAGGCTGTCTCGTCTACGAGTACATGGACAACGGAAGCTTAGAGGACCGGTTGATGCTAGTCAACGACACTCCTCCAATCCCTTGGTTCGAGCGTTTCAGGATCGCTTTAGAAGTAGCTTCCGCGCTAGTATTCCTCCACAAATCCAAGCCTAGACCAATCATTCACCGCGACCTCAAACCAGGAAACATCTTGCTTGACCATAACTTCGTCAGCAAACTAGGAGACGTTGGTCTCTCCACAATGGTTAACCAAGACGACGCAGCTTCTAAACTAACAGTCTTCAAGAAAACAAGTCCCGTGGGAACGCTCTGTTACATCGACCCTGAGTATCAGCGGACCGGGATTATCTCACCTAAATCAGATGTGTACTCTCTAGGAGTTGTGATTTTACAACTGATAACCGCGAAACCGGCTATAGCGATTACTCATATGGTGGAAGAAGCGATTGGGGACGATGCTGAGTTTATGGCATTGTTGGATGTAAAAGCTGGGACTTGGCCTATTAGTGAGACTCGTGAGTTAGCTGCTTTGGGACTGTGTTGTACGGAACTGAGACGCAGAGACAGACCGGATCTTAAAGATCAGATCATCCCAGCTCTGGAGCGGCTTAGGAAAGTCGTCGACAAAGCTCAAAACACTCTCTCGAGGACTCTGTCTGGTCCTCCATCTCACTTCATTTGTCCACTCATCAAG GGAGTGATGAACGAGCCGTGCGTGGCTGCGGATGGATACACGTACGATAGGGAAGCTATAGAGGAATGGCTGAGAGAGAAAGATACGTCGCCGGTAACGAACCTTCCATTGCCTAACAAGAGCCTTCTTGCTAATTACACACTTTACTCAGCGATCATGGAGTGGAAATCTAATAAACAATAG